The following is a genomic window from Flavobacteriales bacterium.
CTTGACCCGGAGCGCTACGAGTTGAGCATGGAAGACGTGGACACGGACCGCACGCTGACCACGTTAAGACCGGCCGCGAAACAAGCCAGCACCAAGGCGGACAAGGCATTGGCGCGCGTACTGGCCAACCCTTACGAGAACAACACTGACCATGCACTCTACTGTCAACTCTGGCACCTGCTCCATACCGCCGAAACCGGAAAGGGAAAACTGAAGGTGCTCACCGGGCGCAACGCGACATTGGTCAGAGACAAGAATGCGGCAGCCGATGATCTGCTGAGCTCCGACTTCATTGCCGCACTCTGCAAAGAGCACTTCGAGAAAGGCTATGCCGCCTACAGCCAGCGCGCGCTGGCGAAGGTGGTGCCGCTCATGCGCCGGGGCAAATACTTCCGGGTGGAGGACATCCAACCGGAAGTGCGCGAACGGATCGAGAAGATCATTGCCAAGAAGGAAGACGATACCATCGAAGCCCGCACCCGCGAGAAGTTCAAGGACCTGGCAAGCGTTGCGGACTTCGGCGGTTTGATGGCGCCGGATGCCCTCGAACTCGTGTATGGCAGCCACACGCCACCGGAGAAAGAGCGCGTGTGGAAGACACCTGCGGACGTGAAGTTGCTCGAACGCGGCAAACTGCGCCAGCCCGTGGTGGAAGGCGTGATCAACGAAGCCCTGCTCGTGGCACGCGACCTATGGAAAGCGCAGCAGGATGCAAGCAAGAACCCGGAATGGAAGTTCGATGAAGTGGTGGTGGAATTCGCGCGCGACCTGAAGAACAGCGCCAAGGAGCGGCAGAAGCTGCACGACCGCAGCAAAGGGAATCGCGAGAAGAACGACAAGGCGCGTGAACAGGTCCGTGAACTCCTGGGCCGCGAAGCACGGCTGGGTGAGATCGAGCGCTACAACCTATGGCTTGACCAAGGCAAGAAGTGCATATACAGCCGAGAGACCATCCATTGCAAGGAACTCTTCGGACCCAAGTACGAGATCGACCACATCGTTCCGAAAAGCCGCCGATTCGACGACAGCTACGCGAACAAGGTGCTTTGCCTGGCGCTATTGAACAAGGACAAGGACAACGACCTGCCACTGGTTTGGTTCGGTCGCCATTCACAGTACAACCGGAGCACGCTCGATCAATTCAAAACCGACGCCGAGGAGATCAAAGACAAAGGCAAACGTGCCCGACTTCTCGCAGAGAAGATCGAGGACGGCCACATCGAGCGCCAGATGAAGCAAACCCAGTACATCGTGCGCGGTACGGTGGAGCAACTGGGCAACCTGGTGGGCAGCGCCAACGTGCGCAGCACCAGCGGGGGCATCACCGGGCATTTGCGCGGCGAATGGGACCTGGATGCCATCCTGCGCGAAGCCAACCTGTGGCGCTTCGAGCGGCTGGAGAAGATCCTCCACCAGCGGCTTGGCGCGCCACTAAAACTTATCCACGAAGAGAATGGGCGCAAGATCATCAGTGGCTGGAGCAAACGCATCGACCACCGGAACCACTCGCTCGATGCGCTGGTGGTGGCCTGCACGCGACCGCAGCACATCAAGTGGCTGAACACCCTTAACCGACTACGCGACGACGACCCAGCGGAGTACCAACGCTTGCGCACCGACCTGATCGAGCGCAAAAAGGAGAAGAACCGCATGAAGGCCCCATGGGATGGCTTCTGGAAGGAAGCCCAGGAAGCCTTCGCAGGGATCATCACCAGCATCAAGGTGCCCGGTGACCCCGTGGTGAAGAAGACCGCCAAATACCGCGTGGCCGATCACCGGCCGGGCAAGGAGGGAAAACAGCGGTGGAAGTCGCAGCCCAGGCATGTGGCCGTGCTGGACGAACTGCACCTGCAACCGGACGGCTGGATCTGGCGGCATGTGCACAAGCCCGCCTATGATGTGCTCAGCCTGCTGAAAGGTCTGGACCCCGAAGCCATCCGATCTCAGCTTCTTGCGCGCATGCCCGCCAAAGCTGAGCGTGAGGCCCTGCTCACCCTGCTCGAAGACAACCAATGGAACGTTGAGCAGTCCAGGAGCGCGCTGGGTAAACCCAAGAAAGGCAAGGCGCAGAAACTGGATGACGTGGTGTACAAGGAACGCTGGGTGGTGGCACGCAAACCGCTGATGAAGCTGAGCAAGACCGACATCCGAAACAACATGATCGTGGACAGCGCCATGCGCAAGCAGGTGCATGCCTGGCTGGAGAGGAAAGACATGACCCCAGAAGAGGCGTTCGACGAGGAGAACCTGCGGGAATTCAATGAGCACCGCAGCGACCAGAAACTCCCTTGGACATTGAAGGTACGGGTGTACGACAGCCTGCTCGACGATAATGCAAGTCGTGCCCTGCTCGCCCGAAAGAACAGCTACAACGAACGACTAACTGTAATGAAGAAGAAGAGTTACGGCGTGTTGCTAGGTGAAATGGGTGGCCAAAAGAAACGAACAGACACACGCATCAACTTATTTACGGCAGCCACTTCTAGGGTCAACGGTGGTACCACGGTGCCATTGCCGCCAACTGAGGCTGGTTACTTCCTACGGCTCAAACAGATGGTTGCGGTACTACCACCTGAGTTGTCCTGGAATGCATTTGTACAACTAGACCGCCGGCAACAAGCGGACTGGATCTATCGCTTCAGCAACCCCCAAGACCAACTCCAGTTCCAACCCCACTACTTCACAGACGAAATGACGGTGAAGGCTGATGACCACAAAGCGATCGCAAAGAACCTCAGCGAAGGAACCATGAAGGTCACAGGCACTGAGGAAGAGATAAAGGAGTACAAGAAACAGTTAGCGAAATTGAAGAAGCCCGGAATAGGCGAGTTCTACGAGGGGAAGGAAGGACACACACGTACTCTCGATAGTACACAAGTTGACATCACGAAGGCCTGTATACCGCTTGTGGTCGATCGCCTTGGCCGCATCATCGGCCCCAGCCTGTTGAACGGCAAGGCATGATCAAGAAAACGCTCTACTTCGGCAACCCGGCCTACCTCGGTTTGCGGCAGGCGCAACTCGCCATCCGACAGCCGGAAGCGCTGGACCCGAAGCGGGAGAAGGAGCGCACCATTCCCGTTGAGGACATCGGCGTGGTGGTGCTGGACCACCAGCAGATCACCATCACCCACGGTGCGCTGTGCGCCCTGAGCGAAGCCAACGTGGCCGTGATCACCTGCGGGCAGGACCACATGCCGTTGAGCCTGCAACTGAACCTGCACGGCCACCATGTGCAACAGGAGATATTCAGGCACCAGTTGGATAGCAGCCTACCCTTGCGCAAGAACTTATGGATGCAGGTGATCCAGGCCAAGATCCGCAACCAGGCCGCCGTACTGCGGCAGCAAGGAACCCCGGCCGAAGGCCTATTGGCCCTTGCACGCGAGGTGCGCAGCGGCGACCCGGACAATAATGAAGCACAGGCCGCAGCCGTGTACTGGAAGCGGATATTTCCTGAAGGCCTCGACTTCTTCCGCCACCGCGAAGGCAAGCCACCGAACAACCTGCTCAACTACGGCTATGCGATCCTGCGCGCGGTGGTCGGACGAAGCTTGGTCGCCAGCGGGCTGCTACCGACATTGGGGATCCACCATCACAACCGCTACAACGCATATTGCCTTGCTGATGATATGATGGAACCCTACCGCCCGTCCGTGGACGCGCTTGTAGCAGCATTGGTACGTGAAGGCGGCCGCGACCTGAGTGTCCTGTCCACGGATCTTAAAGGTCATCTACTTAAGGTGCCCACATTGGATGTGATGATGGACGGCGAAAGAAGCCCCTTGATGGTGGCCGTGCAACGCACCACCGCCAGCCTGGCACGTTGTTTCCAGGAGCAGGAGAAGCGCCTTATGCTACCCACACTGCCCGATGCGGGCCCATGAACGCCTAAACGCCTACCGCATCATGTGGGTCTTCGTCTTCTTCGATCTCCCCACCGAAACGAAGAAGGACCGGAAGAACTACGCTCGCTTCCGCAAGAACATTCAAGCGGACGGCTTCACCATGATGCAGTACAGCATCTATACCCGGCACTGCAACAGCCGAGAGAATGCCGAGGTGCATATGCGGCGGGTGAAGAACCTATTGCCACCAGCCGGGGAGGTCATCGTCTTCACCCTAACGGATAAGCAGTTCGGCATGATGGAGTTCTTCAGGGGCCGCAGATTGGCCGACCGACCAGACACGCCGCAGCAACTTGAACTCTTCTAGCTACAGGAAAAAGCGAGGGCACCTCAGGCCAGATGCCTTGGGTGCCCTTCACTTTTTCTCTCCTGACCAACCTTGCTCTTCCCCTTGTTTATCAGCCGATTACGGCACACTCTGCTGTGTAGGTCTTCGGTCAAAGAGCGATCTGAAAGCTACTCACAGCGCGTCGTTGCTGGCCGGTCCAGCGGCTGTGTAGGTCTTCGGTCAAAGAGCGAGCTACTCACAGCGTCGCAAGCGGGGCTTCCAGGCAAGGGCTACTCCACGGGGCCCGGCTGTGTAGGTCTTCGGTCAAAGAGCGATCTGAAAGCTACTCACAGCGGTGTACCCACACAACTGGATGGACCTGTGCTGGGTAGGTGTTCGGTCAAAGAGCGATCTGAAAGCTACTCACAGCGCCCGCTGATCGAGGCTGTGTAGGTCTTCGGTCAAAGAGCGATCTGAAAGCTACTCACAGCCGGCATTGTGACTTCATCGCGAAGGTGCGCTGTGTAGGTCTTCGGTCAAAGAGCGATCTGAAAGCTACTCACAGCCACTGGTGGCCGCGGCCGCTCCGGCGCGATGCTGTGTAGGTCTTCGGTCAAAGAGCGATCTGAAAGCTACTCACAGCTGATCTGCATCGGGATGATCGCCTCGTAGCGCTGTGTAGGTCTTCGGTCAAAGAGCGATCTGAAAGCTACTCACAGCGGGATTTGC
Proteins encoded in this region:
- the cas1 gene encoding type II CRISPR-associated endonuclease Cas1, producing MIKKTLYFGNPAYLGLRQAQLAIRQPEALDPKREKERTIPVEDIGVVVLDHQQITITHGALCALSEANVAVITCGQDHMPLSLQLNLHGHHVQQEIFRHQLDSSLPLRKNLWMQVIQAKIRNQAAVLRQQGTPAEGLLALAREVRSGDPDNNEAQAAAVYWKRIFPEGLDFFRHREGKPPNNLLNYGYAILRAVVGRSLVASGLLPTLGIHHHNRYNAYCLADDMMEPYRPSVDALVAALVREGGRDLSVLSTDLKGHLLKVPTLDVMMDGERSPLMVAVQRTTASLARCFQEQEKRLMLPTLPDAGP
- the cas2 gene encoding CRISPR-associated endonuclease Cas2, whose amino-acid sequence is MRAHERLNAYRIMWVFVFFDLPTETKKDRKNYARFRKNIQADGFTMMQYSIYTRHCNSRENAEVHMRRVKNLLPPAGEVIVFTLTDKQFGMMEFFRGRRLADRPDTPQQLELF